In the Vogesella sp. XCS3 genome, GACTACATCATGAAGCCGTTCGAGCCGCGCGAGCTGGTGGCGCGCGTGCGCAGTATCCTGCGCCGCTGCGACAAGCCGGCCGAAGGCAATGCGGCCAACCCGCCGCGCTGCGCCTGTTTTGCCGGCTGGCGCTATGAAATGGACAGCTACAAACTGTTGGCCGCAGATGGCAGCGAACGCACGCTTAGCGCCGGTGAGGGCCAGATGCTGCAGCGCTTTCTGGAGCGCCCCAACCGCGTGCTGCCGCGCGAGCAGCTATTGGGCCAGGACGATATTTCACCCTACGACCGCAGCATCGACGTGCGCATCTCGCGCCTGCGCCGCAAGCTGGAAGACGACAGCTACAACCCGCGCCTGATCAAGACGGTGTACGGCGCGGGCTATCTGTTTGTCAGCAAGGTGGACTGGGAGTGATGCCGTGCTGCCGGGCTAGGCGCTGCCAAACCGTGCTGGCAGGGGCCGCCTGCTGCGCCCGGTTTTTTGTGCATCGCCGCCGGCCCAGCGCCGCTGCAGCAAAAATAGCGTTAACAGGCGCTAGCGTACCGGCAGGGTATGGCCCTGGGCCGCGCTGGCGCTGGCCAGCTCGATCAGCTGCATGACATGGATAGCCTGGCTGACGGGCACAGGGTTGGCCGCACCATCCAGAATGGCCGCCGCGACGCCCGCGTAGTAGTGGCGGTAGTCACCTGCCAGCATCGGTACCGCGTGGCCGTGCTCCTGGCCATCTTGCTGTACGTAGTGCAGCCCCGGCAGCGGGTCATGGCCCCAGTCGGCGCAGCCGGGTGCCTCGCCCAGTTTCAGCTGGCTTTCCTGCGTGTCCAGGCCGTATTTCACGTAGCTACCCAGCGTGCCGTGCACGGCAAAGCGCGGCGAGCCGCCGCTTACCAGGCAGCTGGCCGATAGCAGGACGCGCAGGCGCGGGTAGTGCAGGGTGACGTGGAAGTAGTCGGTGGCCACTGCGCCATTGCGCTGCGTGGCCAGGTCGGCGTGCAGCGCGTGCGGCAGGCCGAACAGCTGCAGTGCCTGATCCAGCAGATGCGGCCCCAGGTCGAACCATAGGCCGCCACCGGCTACTGCCGACTCGCGCCAGCGCGCCTGCACTTGCGGGCGGTAGCGCTCGAAGCGCGATTCAAACTGGCTGATCTGCCCCAGGGTGCCGCTATCCAGTAGCTGGCGCAGGGTCAGGAAGTCGGCGTCCCAGCGGCGGTTGTGAAACACCGATAGCAGGCGTTGATGCTGGCTGGCCTGTACTTGCAACTGCCGTGCTTCGGCCAGGGTGGTGGTGAAAGGCTTGTCTACCACCACGTGCTTGCCGGCGCGCAGGGCGGCGTCTGCTTGCGGATAGTGGCAATCGTTGGGGCTGGCAATCACCACCAGGTCGATCTCGGGGGTGGCCAGCGCTTGTGCCGGGTCGCTGACGACCTGTACGCCGGGTTGCTCGGCCAGTAGCTGCTCGCCCTTGCTGCTGACGATGGTATGCAGGCGCAGGCGTGGCTCGGCGTGAATCAGCGGGGCGTGAAAGGTGCGGCCAGCGTAGCCGTAGCCGATCAGGGCAACATTCAGGTGGGTTTTCATGCGCGCTCCACAGTAAGGCAGGCCGTGTGGCCGGCAGCAAAGCTTGCATGAAAAAGCCCGTGTACGCTAGCAAGTACACGGGCTGGTAATGGGTGCGGGGCTTAGCCTTTTTGCATGCCCAGCATTAGCTGGTCGAACAGGCGGCCAACGGCAGTTTGCTGCTCCGGGCTCAGGCCCAGCGTGGCACTGGCGGCCGGTAACTGGCGGCGCAGCTCTACCAGGCTGGCTTGCTGCGCCTGGATGCGGGCTTGCAGGGCAGAGACTTCGCGGTGCAGCTCGTCCAGCCCTTGCGCGCGCGAGGCAGCGACTTCGGCCAGAATCGCCAGGTGGTCGCGCAAGCGCCCGCAGCGGTCTTCATCGTCCAGTGGCATGTCGCGTACCACCAGGCAGCAGTGCGGGTAGTTGAACGAGGTATTGCTGCCCGAGGAGTAGATATGCGTCAGCGTCCGCGCATTGCTGATGATGCTGGCCTCCAGTGGCGTGGCCTGGCCGTCGGTGGCGTGCAGGTGCTCCCCCTGGCTGCCGTATACCTGCATGCAGCCATGCAGGCCGTAAGCCTCCAGTGTAGTGCCAATGGCCTGGGCGATTTCCTGGTAGCTGTCCAGTTTGTTGATGTTGCGGATAAAGTCTACCAGCACCCCCATTTCCGACATGGCGCTCATGGCGGTCATGGCGGCAGAAAAGGCGCTGCGGCCGTTTTCCTGCAGCTGGCGTTGTTCGTCACGCTGGCGTAGTACCAGCGCCAGCTTTAGCAGCAGCTCGCGCGGGTCGATGGGCTTGCACAGAAAATCATTGCCGCCCGCATCGTAGCCTTGCAGGCGCTCTTGTAGCTCGACATGGGCCGAGATGAACAGGATGGGCATGTCCAGCCCTTGCTCGCGTAGCCGGCGGCATACTTCGTAGCCGTCCATTTCCGGCATCTCCACGTCCAGCAGGATCACATCCGGGGTGTCATCCTCTACCTGTGCGAGTGCCTCTTTGCCCTGGGTGGCAAAGCGCGTGTCGTAGTGCCCCTCAAGTACGCTGGCGTAAAAAGCACGCTGGGTTTTACTGTCCTCGACGACCAGCAGCTTTGCTTCAGACATGCCTATCTCCTTGCTTGAATCTGGAATGCGCAGACCTGCCATGGCGGCTGCTTGTCAATTAGCCCGTAACTTTACTGCATCTGTTGTAAAAGTTAGATGTTATTTCGATATTTTGCTGGCCGAATTGTAGTGAATCTGGCTGCTATGGCGTGTCTGTCTGCGCGCGCGTGGGTGGGCTGGCGCGTGCGAAGTGCGCCATGCCAGGGTTGGCCGCAGGGTTTATGGGTGCTTCAGCGCGCAGCGCGGGTGAGCGGCTGCACTGGTTTGGCGTGGCCTAAAAGCGGAAAATGGTGACGCTATTTTGCATTTCGATATTGTAAACTGATGAAATTAAATGACTTTTTAGTCCTGGCATATTGTTGGACAAAGCTGGTAAATGTGTAAGCGCATGTCGCAAAGAGGATATGGTTTGCCGCAGAGATTCGATTAGAATCGTTGCAAGACTGATGTAACAGTGCGCGGCGTACGCAGCGCGGGCTGTGAACAAACAATAATTGCGACAAATTGCAGGAAGGAAGCTATCAATGAGCAACACTGTCACTCGCGACACATTCGACCAGGTCATGGTGCCCAACTACAGCCCGGCCGGTTTTATCCCGGTAAAGGCTGAAGGCTCCCGCGTGTGGGACCAGCAGGGCCGCGAATTCATCGACCTGGCCGGTGGCATTGCCGTGAACTCGCTGGGCCACTGCCACCCGGAAGTGGTGGCTGCCCTGACCGAGCAGGCCGGCAAGCTGTGGCACGTGTCCAATGTGTTTACCAACGAACCGGCCCTGCAGCTGGCCAGCGCCCTGGTAGAAAAGACCTTTGCCGAGCGCGTGTTCTTCTGTAACTCCGGTGCCGAAGCCAACGAAGCGGCCTTCAAGCTGGCGCGTAAATACGCAGCCGACCACTACAGCGCCGACAAGTACGAAATCATCTCCTGCACCAACTCTTTCCACGGCCGTACCGTGTTTACCGTGAACGTAGGCGGCCAGCCCAAGTACGCCGAAGGCTTTGGCCCGAACCCGGCCGGTATCACCCACGTGCCGTTCAACGATATCGATGCACTGAAGGCGGCTATCTCCGACAAGACTTGCGCGGTAGTCATCGAGCCGGTACAGGGCGAAGGTGGTGTGCTGCCGGCCGACCCGGCGTACCTGCAGGCCGCCCGCGAGCTGTGCAATGCCCACAACGCGCTACTGGTGTTTGACGAAGTACAAACCGGCGTTGGCCGCACCGGCTCGCTGTACGCCTACCAGGAATACGGCGTAACGCCGGATATCCTGTCCAGCGCCAAAGGCCTGGGTGGCGGTTTCCCTATCGGTGCCATGCTTACTACTGCTGCCATCGCCAAGAGCCTGGCAGTAGGCACCCACGGCACCACCTACGGCGGCAACCCGCTGGCCTCTGCGGTTGCCGGCAAGGTCGTAGAAATTGTCAGCCGCCCGGAAGTGCTGGCAGGTGTACGCGCCAAGCATCAGCGCTTTGTGGATGGCCTGAACGCCATCAATGCCAAGTACAACGTCTTTAAAGAAGTACGCGGCATGGGCCTGCTGATTGGCGCCGTGGTGTCTGACGAGTTTGCCGGCCGCGCGCGTGACTTCCTGAAAGCAGCCGAAGCCGAGCAGCTGATGGTGCTGGTAGCCGGCCTGTCGGTGGTGCGTTTTGCCCCGTCGCTGGTGATTACCGAGCAGGATATCGACGATGGCCTGGCGCGCTTTGACGCCGCTGTGGCTGCCGTGGTTGCTGCCAGCCGCCACTAAGTCTTACCCAGTCAATACCAATAATGCAAAGGAACACCGCTGCCAGCCTGGCCGCGGTGCGGGGCAGGCTGCGCCTGCCTCATGAATACAACGAGAGAGAGGCTTTCATGCTGATCGTGCGCCCAGTACGCATTCCCGATCTGCCGCTCATTGAAACCATGGCGGTGGAGAGTGGAATCGGCGTTACCAGCTTGCCGAACAATCGGGAAAAGCTTTACGAAAAAATCCAGACCTCGCTGGGGGCTTTCGAACACGAGGCCATCGCCGGCACGGGGCGTGAATACTATATGTTCGTGCTGGAAGACGAAGGCCGGGTAATCGGCACCGCGTCCATCAGCGCGTCCGCCGGCTTTGAAGAGCCGTTTTACAGCTACCGCAGCGAAACCATGGTGCACGCCTCGCGTGCGCTAAAGGTCAATAACCGCATCCACGTGCTGACCATGTGCCACGACCTCACCGGCATGGTGCAGCTGTGCGGTTTCTTCTGTTCGCCGCAGTACCAGCTGCGCGCCTACGAGCTGCTGTCGCGTGCCCGCCTGCTGTATATGGCTGCCGCACGCGAACGCTTTGGCCGTCGCATCCTGGTGGAAATGCAGGGCATGCTGGACGAAAACGACCAGTCGCCGTTCTGGGATGCCATTGGCCGCCGCTTCTTCAATATGGATTTTCCGCAGGTAGAGCAGGCCTTTGCCCAGCGTAGCAAGACCTTTATTGCCGAGCTGATGCCGACTTACCCCATCTACGTGCCCCTGCTGCCGGATGCGGCGCAGAACGCCATTGGCCAGATTCACCCCGACTTCGAGCGCCCGTTCAGCATTTTGTCGCGCGAGGGGTTCGAGGCCGACGACTATATCGACATCTTCGACGGCGGCGCGGTGCTGACTGCCGAAGTAGACCAGCTGTTCTCGCTGCGTCAGCAGGGCCTCTACCAGGTAGAGGTGGCCCCGGTGTTGCCGGCTGGCGCACAGGAAATGCTGCTGTCCAACCACCGCAGTGGCCAGTTTGCTGCCACGCAGGCGCACGCCAGCCTGGTAGACGATGTGATGTTCATTACCCAGGAGACAGCCCGTGCGCTGTCTGTCAGCAGCGGTCAGCGCATTTGCACCGCCCCGTTGCTGCCTGAAGCCGGGAGGGCGCAAGCATGATGGTGATTCGCCCCGTACGGGCAGGGGATCTGCCCGGTTTGATGGACCTGGCGCGTAGCGCCGGGGTAGGGCTCACCAGCCTGCCGGTAAACGAAGACAGGTTGGCCGCACGCATTGCGCGCTCCGAGCGCAGCTTTAGCGGCGAGGCCGAGCTGGCCGAGCGTGGCTACGTGTTTGTGCTGGAAGACACCGATAGCGGCCGCGTTGGCGGCATCTGTGCGCTGGAAGCGGCCGTGGGCCTGAAAGAGCCCTGGTACAACTACCGCGTGGGCAATATCGTGCACGCGTCCGAAGAGCTGGACGTCTACACCCGCCACGAAACACTGTTCCTGTCCAACGACCACACCGGTTACAGCGAGCTGTGCACGCTGTTTTTGCACCCGGATTTCCGCGTCAACAAGAACGGCGGCCTGCTGTCCAAGAGCCGCTTCCTGTTCCTGGCGCAATTCCACCAGCTGTTTGGCAAGGTGGTGGTAGCCGAAATGCGCGGTGTGTCCGACGAGCACGGCAAATCGCCGTTCTGGGAAGCGCTGGGCCGCCATTTCTTCTCGATGGAGTTTGCCGAAGCCGACTACCTGACCGGCGTAGGGCAGAAGTCCTTCGTGGCCGAGCTGATGCCCAAGTTTCCGGTGTACATCGACTTTCTGCCGCAAGCCGCGCAAGACGTTATCGGCCAGACCCACGACAACACCCGCCCCGCGGTGGCCATGCTGCATAGCGAGGGCTTCCGCTACGAAGGCTACGTCGACATTTTCGACGCCGGCCCCACCGTACAAGCCTACGTACAGGACGTGCGTGCCGTGCGCGAAAGCCGCGTGCTGCCGGCCTGTATCGGTAGCCAGCCCGACGGCCAGGCCGATTGGTACCTGGTGGCCAATACCGGCTACGACAGCTTCCGCGTGATTCTGGCCGAGCTGGTACGCGGGCCGGAGGGGGTAACGCTGAGCGCCGAGCAGGCCAGCGCATTGAATATCAAGCAGGGCGACCCCGTGCGTATTGTCACGCTGTCGCCAAAGGAGACTGCATAGTGACTACCCAGTTTATCGATGGCAGCTGGTTCGCCGGCGAAGGCGAGCTGCTGAATAAAACCAACCCGGCCACCGGCGAGGCGATTTGGCAAGGCCAGGCCGCCAGCACCGCGCAAGTTGGCCGCGCCGTGGCCGCCGCCCGCGCTGCTTTCAAAGCCTGGGCGCGCCTGCCGCTGGACGAGCGCCTGGCCATCATCCGCCGCTTTGGCGAACTGCTGGCGGCCAACAAGGCCCAGCTGGCCGAGGTCATTGCCCGCGAAACCGGCAAGCCGATGTGGGAAGCGCAAACCGAAGTCACCACCATGGTGAACAAGGTGGATATCTCCATCAAGGCTTACCACGAGCGCACCGGCGAGCGCGCCGCACCGATGGGCGATGCCCAGGCAGTGCTGCGCCACAAGCCGCACGGCGTGGTGGCGGTGTTTGGCCCGTACAACTTTCCTGGCCACTTGCCTAACGGCCACATCGTGCCTGCGCTGATCGCCGGTAACACCGTGGTGTTCAAACCGTCCGAGCTGACACCGTGGACTGCGCAGGAAACCGTACGCCTGTGGGCCGAAGCCGGCCTGCCGGCTGGCGTGATCAGCCTGCTGCAAGGCGCCAAGGAAACCGGCATTGCGCTGGCCAACCACGACGGTATCGACGGCCTGTTCTTTACCGGCAGCTCTGCCACCGGCAACCTGCTGCACAAGACCTTCGGCGGCCAGCCGGAGAAAATCCTGGCGCTGGAAATGGGGGGCAACAACCCGCTGATCGTGGGCAAGATCGCCGATGTGGATGCCGCCGTGCACCACGTGATCCAGTCGGCCTTTGTGTCGGCCGGCCAGCGCTGTACTTGCGCCCGCCGCTTGCTGGTGGCGGCCGGTGCCGAAGGCGATGCGTTTATCGCGCGCCTGGTGCAAGTTGCGGCCAACCTTAAAGTAGGCCTGTATAACGACGAGCCGCAGCCATTCATGGGTTCTGTGATTTCCAATGCCGCTGCGGAGGCACTGTTGGCCGCACAGGCCAGCTTGCAGGCCAGCGGCGGCAAGGTACTGCTGGAAATGAAACGGCTGTCGGCCAGCGGCGCGCTGCTGAGCCCCGGCATTATCGATACCACCCACGCGCAGCGCCCGGACGACGAGTTCTTCGGTCCGCTGCTGCAAGTCATCCGTTACCACGA is a window encoding:
- a CDS encoding response regulator transcription factor; translation: MSEAKLLVVEDSKTQRAFYASVLEGHYDTRFATQGKEALAQVEDDTPDVILLDVEMPEMDGYEVCRRLREQGLDMPILFISAHVELQERLQGYDAGGNDFLCKPIDPRELLLKLALVLRQRDEQRQLQENGRSAFSAAMTAMSAMSEMGVLVDFIRNINKLDSYQEIAQAIGTTLEAYGLHGCMQVYGSQGEHLHATDGQATPLEASIISNARTLTHIYSSGSNTSFNYPHCCLVVRDMPLDDEDRCGRLRDHLAILAEVAASRAQGLDELHREVSALQARIQAQQASLVELRRQLPAASATLGLSPEQQTAVGRLFDQLMLGMQKG
- the astA gene encoding arginine N-succinyltransferase; the protein is MMVIRPVRAGDLPGLMDLARSAGVGLTSLPVNEDRLAARIARSERSFSGEAELAERGYVFVLEDTDSGRVGGICALEAAVGLKEPWYNYRVGNIVHASEELDVYTRHETLFLSNDHTGYSELCTLFLHPDFRVNKNGGLLSKSRFLFLAQFHQLFGKVVVAEMRGVSDEHGKSPFWEALGRHFFSMEFAEADYLTGVGQKSFVAELMPKFPVYIDFLPQAAQDVIGQTHDNTRPAVAMLHSEGFRYEGYVDIFDAGPTVQAYVQDVRAVRESRVLPACIGSQPDGQADWYLVANTGYDSFRVILAELVRGPEGVTLSAEQASALNIKQGDPVRIVTLSPKETA
- a CDS encoding oxidoreductase, which gives rise to MKTHLNVALIGYGYAGRTFHAPLIHAEPRLRLHTIVSSKGEQLLAEQPGVQVVSDPAQALATPEIDLVVIASPNDCHYPQADAALRAGKHVVVDKPFTTTLAEARQLQVQASQHQRLLSVFHNRRWDADFLTLRQLLDSGTLGQISQFESRFERYRPQVQARWRESAVAGGGLWFDLGPHLLDQALQLFGLPHALHADLATQRNGAVATDYFHVTLHYPRLRVLLSASCLVSGGSPRFAVHGTLGSYVKYGLDTQESQLKLGEAPGCADWGHDPLPGLHYVQQDGQEHGHAVPMLAGDYRHYYAGVAAAILDGAANPVPVSQAIHVMQLIELASASAAQGHTLPVR
- the astD gene encoding succinylglutamate-semialdehyde dehydrogenase — translated: MTTQFIDGSWFAGEGELLNKTNPATGEAIWQGQAASTAQVGRAVAAARAAFKAWARLPLDERLAIIRRFGELLAANKAQLAEVIARETGKPMWEAQTEVTTMVNKVDISIKAYHERTGERAAPMGDAQAVLRHKPHGVVAVFGPYNFPGHLPNGHIVPALIAGNTVVFKPSELTPWTAQETVRLWAEAGLPAGVISLLQGAKETGIALANHDGIDGLFFTGSSATGNLLHKTFGGQPEKILALEMGGNNPLIVGKIADVDAAVHHVIQSAFVSAGQRCTCARRLLVAAGAEGDAFIARLVQVAANLKVGLYNDEPQPFMGSVISNAAAEALLAAQASLQASGGKVLLEMKRLSASGALLSPGIIDTTHAQRPDDEFFGPLLQVIRYHDFAQAIDIANDTRFGLAGGVLSDDRAQYEDYLLEARAGVVNWNKPLTGASSAAPFGGIGASGNHRPSAYYAADYCAWPVASLECDSLTVPAQLSPGITL
- a CDS encoding response regulator transcription factor; this encodes MPTASLSPAEPAIGDKLVYLVEDDLSISRLIVTILRDYQFRCESFRTGASLLQRVRQQPPDLVIVDLGLPDMDGMAIVRQVREQQRCGVIILSGRGHVGDRVMGLETGADDYIMKPFEPRELVARVRSILRRCDKPAEGNAANPPRCACFAGWRYEMDSYKLLAADGSERTLSAGEGQMLQRFLERPNRVLPREQLLGQDDISPYDRSIDVRISRLRRKLEDDSYNPRLIKTVYGAGYLFVSKVDWE
- the aruF gene encoding arginine/ornithine succinyltransferase subunit alpha, translating into MQRNTAASLAAVRGRLRLPHEYNEREAFMLIVRPVRIPDLPLIETMAVESGIGVTSLPNNREKLYEKIQTSLGAFEHEAIAGTGREYYMFVLEDEGRVIGTASISASAGFEEPFYSYRSETMVHASRALKVNNRIHVLTMCHDLTGMVQLCGFFCSPQYQLRAYELLSRARLLYMAAARERFGRRILVEMQGMLDENDQSPFWDAIGRRFFNMDFPQVEQAFAQRSKTFIAELMPTYPIYVPLLPDAAQNAIGQIHPDFERPFSILSREGFEADDYIDIFDGGAVLTAEVDQLFSLRQQGLYQVEVAPVLPAGAQEMLLSNHRSGQFAATQAHASLVDDVMFITQETARALSVSSGQRICTAPLLPEAGRAQA
- a CDS encoding aspartate aminotransferase family protein, whose translation is MSNTVTRDTFDQVMVPNYSPAGFIPVKAEGSRVWDQQGREFIDLAGGIAVNSLGHCHPEVVAALTEQAGKLWHVSNVFTNEPALQLASALVEKTFAERVFFCNSGAEANEAAFKLARKYAADHYSADKYEIISCTNSFHGRTVFTVNVGGQPKYAEGFGPNPAGITHVPFNDIDALKAAISDKTCAVVIEPVQGEGGVLPADPAYLQAARELCNAHNALLVFDEVQTGVGRTGSLYAYQEYGVTPDILSSAKGLGGGFPIGAMLTTAAIAKSLAVGTHGTTYGGNPLASAVAGKVVEIVSRPEVLAGVRAKHQRFVDGLNAINAKYNVFKEVRGMGLLIGAVVSDEFAGRARDFLKAAEAEQLMVLVAGLSVVRFAPSLVITEQDIDDGLARFDAAVAAVVAASRH